One Mucilaginibacter ginkgonis genomic region harbors:
- the mnmE gene encoding tRNA uridine-5-carboxymethylaminomethyl(34) synthesis GTPase MnmE: MNYLTNDTIVALATPAGSGAIGVIRLSGPDALIITQKVFKGKDLFVQASHTVHFGHIADGDIILDEVLVSLFIAPRSYTRENVVEISCHGSAYIIESVIKLLIRQGARAAQPGEFTLRAFLNGQLDLSQAEAVADLIASNSKASQHAAMNQLRGGFSNQLSALRQQLVNFASLIELELDFAEEDVEFANRGQLKQAVVDTLNILTRLIKSFELGNAIKQGISTVIAGRPNAGKSTLLNALLNEERAIVSDIAGTTRDTIEEVLNINGVNFRLVDTAGLREATDTIEAIGVEKAYEKIRQSAMLIYVFDVTATTKEQLAADLANLQRGDLPTLIVANKTDLLQADVSDDIPKISNMLYVSAKEKQHIDELKQRIYHTAISDGIDENETLITNVRHLEALQKTEASLIKVLEGIDNPITSDFLAMDIKQALHYLGEITGTVTTDDLLENIFSKFCIGK; this comes from the coding sequence GTGAATTACCTTACTAACGACACCATTGTGGCGCTGGCTACTCCGGCAGGAAGCGGGGCTATAGGTGTGATACGCCTGTCGGGCCCCGATGCGTTAATAATTACCCAAAAAGTTTTTAAGGGTAAGGACCTTTTTGTACAAGCATCTCACACTGTACATTTTGGGCATATTGCAGATGGCGATATCATTTTGGACGAAGTGTTGGTGTCGCTATTTATCGCCCCAAGATCATACACACGAGAGAATGTCGTCGAGATTTCTTGTCACGGGTCGGCATATATTATCGAGTCTGTGATAAAATTGCTGATCAGGCAAGGTGCCCGTGCAGCGCAGCCAGGGGAATTTACGTTACGCGCTTTTTTAAACGGTCAGCTGGACCTGTCGCAGGCCGAAGCGGTGGCCGATCTGATCGCTTCTAACTCAAAAGCGTCTCAGCATGCAGCGATGAACCAATTGCGGGGCGGTTTTAGTAATCAGCTTAGCGCGTTGCGCCAACAACTGGTCAATTTTGCATCGCTTATAGAACTCGAACTTGATTTCGCCGAAGAGGATGTAGAATTCGCCAACCGAGGGCAGTTAAAACAAGCGGTGGTTGATACGCTGAATATCCTTACCAGGCTTATCAAATCTTTCGAGTTAGGTAATGCGATAAAGCAGGGGATAAGCACAGTTATCGCCGGACGGCCTAACGCGGGTAAATCAACCTTATTAAATGCCTTATTAAATGAAGAACGTGCCATTGTGAGCGACATTGCCGGCACTACACGCGACACAATCGAAGAGGTATTGAACATCAACGGGGTAAACTTCCGGCTGGTGGATACTGCAGGCCTGCGCGAAGCTACAGACACCATCGAAGCGATCGGAGTTGAAAAGGCATATGAGAAGATCAGGCAGTCGGCCATGCTGATTTATGTGTTTGACGTTACTGCCACCACAAAGGAGCAGTTGGCGGCAGACCTTGCTAACCTGCAGCGCGGCGACTTGCCAACACTTATAGTGGCCAACAAAACGGATCTGCTGCAAGCAGATGTTTCTGATGATATTCCCAAAATATCCAACATGCTTTATGTGTCTGCCAAAGAAAAACAACACATAGACGAGTTAAAACAGCGGATATACCACACCGCCATTAGCGACGGTATAGATGAAAATGAAACGCTGATTACCAACGTTCGCCATCTGGAAGCACTCCAAAAAACAGAAGCCTCGCTTATAAAAGTATTGGAAGGAATAGATAACCCCATAACGTCAGACTTCCTCGCTATGGATATCAAGCAAGCACTGCACTACCTGGGCGAGATAACCGGCACCGTCACTACAGATGATTTGCTGGAGAATATCTTCAGCAAGTTCTGTATCGGCAAGTAA